GGACAGAAGCTGCCTGCCCTTTTCCACGGTTTCCGCGATATTTGTATTGGACTTAATCCAGTGCCTTATCCTGTTTTTTGCCTTTGTTGTCTTTACGGCCTTCAGCCAGTCCAGATTGGGATGCTGATTGGGGCCGGTTAAAATTTCCAGCCTGTCGCCGTTTTTTAATTCATATTTTATGGTAACCCATTTGCCGTTAACTTTTGCGCCTATGCAGGTGTCCCCCAGTTTGGAATGAACGCTGTAGGCAAAATCAAGCACAGTGGAGCCTTTTACAAGTTCTTTTACCTCGCCTTTGGGGGTAAATACAAAAACTTCCTCGTCAAACAGGTCAACTTTTAAATCAGTCAGAAAATCATCGTTCTCTTTATTGCTGCTGTTCCAGTCCAGAAGCTGGCGCATCCAGTTGTACGTCACATCTTCTTTGGCGTCAAATTCCCGGTCTTCTTTGTAGCTCCAGTGCGCGGCAATTCCGTTTTCCGCCACTTTATCCATCTCTGACGTCCTTATCTGTATTTCAATAGGCTTGCCGCCGCTGTCCAGCACTGTGGTATGAAGCGACCTGTACATATTTGACTTTGGCATGGCGATATAATCCTTAAAACGCCCCGGCACCGGTTTCCACATGCTGTGCGCCAGCCCCAATATGGCGTAACAGTTGCCGGGAGTGTCGGTTATAATCCTTACCGCAAGCAGGTCATAGATGGCTTCAAAAGGTTTATTATCGCGTATCATTTTGTTATAAATACTGTAGAAGTGCTTGGGCCTGCCTTTAATTTCGCATTTAATACCCGTCTTTTCAAGCTCCCGCCTTATTGAATCTTTTATCATGTCAACGCGGTTCTGCCGTTCCTCTTTTTTTTCAGCTATTAAATTACTTATCTCCCTGTATGCCTGCGGGTTTATTACGGAAAAAGAGATGTCTTCAAGTTCGGACTTTACCTTTGCCATACCTATCCTGTGCGCTAAAGGGGCGTAAACGCTTAAGGTTTCCTGCGCTATCACCTTGCGCCTGTCTTCAGGCAGATACTTGATTGTACGCATGTTATGAAGCCTGTCGGCAAGTTTTATAATTATTACCCTTATATCTTTTGCCATTGCCAGAAACATTTTTTTTAGGGCTTCGCTGAAAACCTGCCCCTTTGTACGGAACACTTTCGCGGTAACGTGGCTTACGCCTTCCACTAAAAAAGCCACCGATTCCCCGGCGACCGTTTTTATATCTTCCACCTTACAGTCGGTATCTTCAAGCACGTCGTGAAGAAAGCCCGCGGCTATTGTCACGGGGTCCATCTTCATCTCTTTTAATATTTTTGCCACCTCTACCGCGTGTACAAGATACGGCTCACCTGACATTCTTTTCTGATTCTCGTGGGCTTTTTTCGCGAACTCGTATGATTTCCGCAGAAGTTCCGCGCCGCTTGGCGCGAACCCTTCGCAGATAGCTTTCATTTCCGCGTCATAAGAATTATTATCCATTATTCCCCTCTACCGCCGCTTTGCACTGTTCATTTAATTCTTTTACCGCCTTTATCAGTTCCTGCCGTATCTCTTCAAGGCGGGTGTCGTCCAGATCCGCCGGTATTTCAAACGGTTTGCCGTACATAAATCCGCCCTTTGAAAAAGGAAGCGGTATCACCATTTTATCCCAGGACCTAAGTTGAGCTTTCTTATCGCAGTAAAACGCCACAGGCACCACTTTCTTGCCTGTAAGCTTGCCAAGATACATAACCCCGTTATTTACGTTGCCTACAGGGCCCCTGGGGCCGTCAACTGTTATTGCCACGTCCCACCCTTCTTCTATGCATGTCTTAAGCTTAATAAGCGCACCCGCGCCGCCGCGCGTGGAACTGCCCCTTACCATCCTGATGCCAAACATTGAAGCGGCCCTTGCCGCAATTTCACCGTCTTTATGCTGTGACGCCAAAGACGCGGTCTTTGTACCGCTGTAAAAAAATATTGTGGGAATAAGCTGCGAATGCATAAACCCGTAAATATAAATTTCTTTCTTGTCCTGAAAAGGCGTTAATC
This region of Candidatus Goldiibacteriota bacterium genomic DNA includes:
- a CDS encoding bifunctional (p)ppGpp synthetase/guanosine-3',5'-bis(diphosphate) 3'-pyrophosphohydrolase, which produces MDNNSYDAEMKAICEGFAPSGAELLRKSYEFAKKAHENQKRMSGEPYLVHAVEVAKILKEMKMDPVTIAAGFLHDVLEDTDCKVEDIKTVAGESVAFLVEGVSHVTAKVFRTKGQVFSEALKKMFLAMAKDIRVIIIKLADRLHNMRTIKYLPEDRRKVIAQETLSVYAPLAHRIGMAKVKSELEDISFSVINPQAYREISNLIAEKKEERQNRVDMIKDSIRRELEKTGIKCEIKGRPKHFYSIYNKMIRDNKPFEAIYDLLAVRIITDTPGNCYAILGLAHSMWKPVPGRFKDYIAMPKSNMYRSLHTTVLDSGGKPIEIQIRTSEMDKVAENGIAAHWSYKEDREFDAKEDVTYNWMRQLLDWNSSNKENDDFLTDLKVDLFDEEVFVFTPKGEVKELVKGSTVLDFAYSVHSKLGDTCIGAKVNGKWVTIKYELKNGDRLEILTGPNQHPNLDWLKAVKTTKAKNRIRHWIKSNTNIAETVEKGRQLLSARLKKFNITLETVPEEAVKKVLDLNTLKEMDDLLAGIGSGEFSDVKIANILRRAAGEIARPEQKTGAAEKKILKGEIIVQGEYSDIPYKFAKCCSPVPGDLIKGVITRKGISIHRANCENIDINRINAPLVAVSWNDSSDSYYTCRLKVQAKSRDGIINDLVSTVTNNEAYLISVNTTGTGTAILEVEMAVRVKGQKHINDLTTSLKKVKGVAEIERAG
- a CDS encoding lysophospholipid acyltransferase family protein, giving the protein MKKFLNALFLNLGIPFMYVFIRLIGLTWRFKELNETGLTPFQDKKEIYIYGFMHSQLIPTIFFYSGTKTASLASQHKDGEIAARAASMFGIRMVRGSSTRGGAGALIKLKTCIEEGWDVAITVDGPRGPVGNVNNGVMYLGKLTGKKVVPVAFYCDKKAQLRSWDKMVIPLPFSKGGFMYGKPFEIPADLDDTRLEEIRQELIKAVKELNEQCKAAVEGNNG